A window from Drosophila miranda strain MSH22 chromosome Y unlocalized genomic scaffold, D.miranda_PacBio2.1 Contig_Y2_pilon, whole genome shotgun sequence encodes these proteins:
- the LOC117193486 gene encoding LOW QUALITY PROTEIN: C3 and PZP-like alpha-2-macroglobulin domain-containing protein 8 (The sequence of the model RefSeq protein was modified relative to this genomic sequence to represent the inferred CDS: substituted 1 base at 1 genomic stop codon) codes for MSIEINTPDKLEYQFFPASGGVFTFKVRSPKDAHLALTPSPQESGPIYEIFLGGWENSKSVIRKDRQKHELVEVPTPGILDAGEFRGFWIRWYDNVITVGREGDAAAFLSYDAGDLFPVNFIGICTGWGASGTWLLDDSAPSAPAMGFAAPTGNCPGCWVPAANGEVPPNSMQGGFDGSEQLYIARARHEGDLIPGKLHPSHGVTYIAYGGGEHGHGEYEVLCAGGGQWVTVEAGNIPPNALPAGETAEGXPLFIGRATHDGTITVGKVQPSHGCCYIPYGGEELAYKEFEIYVAN; via the exons ATGTCCATTG AAATCAACACACCCGATAAATTGGAGTACCAGTTCTTCCCGGCCAGCGGTGGAGTGTTCACCTTCAAGGTGCGCTCGCCCAAGGATGCCCATCTGGCTCTGACCCCCTCCCCACAAGAGAGCGGACCCATCTACGAGATCTTCCTGGGCGGATGGGAGAATAGCAAGTCGGTGATCCGCAAGGACCGCCAGAAGCACGAGTTGGTGGAGGTGCCCACGCCCGGAATTCTGGACGCCGGAGAGTTCCGCGGCTTCTGGATTCGCTGGTACGACAATGTCATTACTGTGGGTCGTGAGGGCGATGCTGCCGCCTTCCTCTCTTACGATGCCGGAGACCTGTTCCCGGTGAACTTTATCGGCATTTGCACGGGCTGGGGTGCCAGCGGTACCTGGTTGTTGGATG ACTCTGCCCCATCGGCCCCGGCCATGGGCTTTGCTGCTCCAACGGGCAATTGTCCCGGATGCTGGGTGCCAGCCGCCAACGGAGAGGTGCCACCAAATTCCATGCAGGGAGGATTCGACGGAAGCGAGCAGTTGTACATTGCACGCGCCCGCCATGAGGGTGATCTGATTCCCGGCAAGCTGCATCCTTCGCACGGGGTCACCTACATTGCCTACGGAGGCGGCGAGCACGGACACGGCGAATACGAGGTCCTGTGCGCCGGCGGCGGCCAATGGGTCACCGTCGAGGCTGGCAACATTCCACCCAACGCGCTGCCCGCCGGCGAGACTGCCGAAGGTTAGCCCCTGTTCATCGGCCGCGCCACCCACGACGGCACCATAACCGTGGGAAAGGTTCAGCCCTCTCACGGC